TCCGACGGTCGGCCCGGCTCCAGCGGCGATGTCCGGCCGGGAGGTCAACAGATGTTCTGTGGATCGGACTGGGGCTCGACCGTGCACGCGGTGTGCCTCATCGATGACCAGGGCGCGGTTATCAAGAGATGGCTGGTTCAGCACACCGAGGACCAACTCATGAAGTTGTTCTGCGAACTTGCCGAGCTCGTCGAGGGAGGCGACGTGGCGCAAGTGCCGGTCGCGATCGAACGCGGAGAAGGCTTGGTCGTCGGCTTGATCGCAGGCGCTGGTCACCCGGTCTGGATGGTCGAGCCTGCCGCTTTCAAGGCCGCCCGTCCACGGTGGGGCTTGGCCGGTGCGAAGTCAGATCTCGGTGACGCGTTCATGCTCGCCGACTACGCCAGAACCGACGGCCATCGGCTGCGCCGGGTCGAGCCCGTTGAGCAGGCGACTCGTGAACTCGCCGCGTTGGTGCGGGCACGAACGGCACTGGTCGAGGCGCGCACCGCGGCGTCCAACCAGCTGTGGGCTGTCCTGGCCGAGCACTGGCCCGGCGCCGCTGTGGTCTTCCAGAAGCTGACCTCTCAGATCGCGCTCGCGTTCTTGAGCGACTATCCGACACCTCAGGCCGCAGCACTGCTTGGCGAGCGCCGGATGGGTCAGTTCTGCCGTCGACACAGCTACCGCGGCGGCAAGTCCCCGGCAGAGCTCCTCAGCCGGCTCCGGGCGGCTCCTGCCAGCGCGAGCCCGCTCGCACCGAGGATCCTCGAATCAGTCGTCCATGGCTCGGTCGCTCAGATTGGGCTGCTCAACACCGAGATCACCCGTCTGGAACGCGACCTCGCCAGCGCGCTCGCGGCTCGCCCCAAGACGACCTTGCTCCAGACGCTTCCCCGTGCTGCCACGGTCAGCCTGGCAGCACTGATTGCGGAGATCGGGGCTCTGCTTGAGCGTTGCGACAACCCCGAACAGGTCGCCGCCATGTGTGGTGCCGCCCCCGTCACCCGCGCCTCGGGCAAGTCCCGCACCGTCGGGTTCCGCTACACCGCCAACAAGCCTGCACGCGTCGCGATCACCAGCTTCGCCGACAACTCCCGACACTCCTCGTCCTGGGCGGCCGACGCCTACCAACGAGCACGTGCGCGCGGCGCCCGACATCCTCACGCCGTCCGGATCCTCGCCCGCGGATGGATCCGAGTCATCTGGGCATGCTGGACCACCGACAGCGTCTACGACCCCTCGCGACACCGCGGCGAACAGCTCCTTGCCGCAGCGACTTGACCAAGAGAGCTCAAGCGCTACATCAGCCGGCAGATCTTCCGAACGCTCGCCGCAGCTTACCCTGGCCGCGAGGCCATGCCGTCAGCGGCTTGACGCGACAATGAAGCATCCTGGGTTCTCCATCGTTTGGAAACGAGGATGGATTCAGGCCGAAGGACACCACCGCGGGGAAGCCCGCGACGCGCCGCTACAGCCCGGATGGGAAGGCGGCCCGGATGAGAAGGCCGCTGCAGTGCGGATGGTCAGGACGCTGCGTGCCGAGCTGGGCGCTGAGCACCGCACGATCCAGCGCGTCGCAACCCAGCTCGGGTGCGGCACACCGAATCGGTCCGGTCCTGGGTGCGTCAGGCCGACATCGACGGGGGCTACTTGCCGGGGGTCAGCACAGCGATGCGGCGAAGATGAAGGCGCTTAAGCAGGAGAACCGTGAGCTCAAGGCCCGGCCACGTTGTCGCCGAGCTATCGGCCGACGAGCGGGTGTGCTTGCCCCGCCAGCCCATGCGTGGTCTACTGAGCAGAACGCGCCTCTGGTCAACAGAGGGGCAGGAAACGGCGATTGACTATGGGCCGCCCGAGGAGACTGATTCAGATGACCGACCAGACCGGCATGCTCGCCGATGTGCGGCGCGGGATGATCCCCGCGCACGTCTACAATGACCGCGAGATCTTCGAGCTCGAGAAGGAGCGGGTCTTCGCCCGTGCCTGGGTGTTCGTCGGTCACGAGTCGGAGATCGCCCAGCCCGGCGACTACGTGGTGCGCCGGGTGCTGCAGGACTCTTTCATCGTCACCCGGGACGAGGAGGGCGAGATCCGGGCGCACTTCAACATGTGCCTGCACCGCGGGATGCAGGTGTGCCGGGCGGAGATGGGCAACGCCTCGCACTTCCGCTGCCCGTACCACGGCTGGTCCTACCGCAATGACGGGCGGATCGTCGGCCTCCCATTCCACCAAGACGCTTACGGCGGCGAGGCGGGGTTCAAGCGCAATGGGCAGCGCCTACTGTCGGCGCCTAACCTGGCGACCTACAACGGGTTGATCTTCGTGTCGCTGGACCCGGACGCGCCACCCCTGGAGGAGTTCCTCGGCGACTTCCGCTTCTACCTGGACTACTACACCAAGCAGAGCGGCAGCGGCATCGAGCTGCGCGGCCCGCAGCGCTGGCGGGTCAAGGCCAACTGGAAGATCGGAGCGGAGAACTTCGCCGGCGACATGTACCACACGCCGCAGACCCACACCTCGGTGGTGGAGATCGGGCTGTTCCGGGAGCCCAAGGCCGAGAAGCGCAAGGACGGGGCCACCTACTGGGCGGGCGCCGGGGGCGGGACGACCTACAAGCTCCCCGAGGGCGACCTCGACGAGCGGCTGCGCTACGTCGGGTATCCGCAGGAAATGGTGGACCGGATGAAGCAGCATCTGTCGTCCGATCAGCTCAAGGTTATCGGCGACGACGGCTTCATGATCAGCGCGGCGTCTATCTACCCGAACCTCTCCCTCGTGCACAACTGGCCGCGGGTGGCCGACTCCGAGAACGTGCTGCCCTTCATCTCCATCCGGCAATGGCAGCCGATCAGCGAGGATGAGACCGAGGTGCTGTCGTGGTTCGCCGTCGACGCCGAGGCGCCGGAGGAGTTCAAGGCGTTGTCCTACAAGGCGTACTTGATGTGCTTCGGCTCGACAGGCATGTTCGAGCAGGATGACGTGGAGAACTGGGTCTCTCTGACCAACACCGCAGCTGGCTCCATGGCCCGCCGACTGCGGTTGAACAGCCGGATGGGCATCCTTGAGGACGACACTGAGGTGATCCCGCAGCTCACCGTCGAGCAGTTTCACGGTCCGGGGTCGGCGCACACCGGCTACAGCGAGTACAACCAGCGAGCACTGCTCAGCCGCTGGGCCGACGACCTGGAAACGCCGATGTCCATCGCGGCCACGGTCGAGGTGGGTGGACCGCGGGAGGGCGCCCCAGATGCCTCCGCAAAAATCTCGGCCGCGGCCGGCGATGTCGCCGCCGCGTCGCACGGGACGGCCGCGCAGGCATGACCGACACTCATTCCGCGAGTTCTGTGCTCGGCAGGAACGCCTCCCGTGTTCAGCGGACCGGGCGGTCGCTGCCCTTCGGGGACCAGCGGCACTTGATGGCCCACCAGTGGCTGGTCGACGAGGCGTGGATGCTCGACGCCCAGTCCTACTCCGACTGGCTGGACCTTCTCACCGACGACATTCACTACCTGATGCCGGTGCGGGTCACAACCGCGCTGGGCGCCGGCTACGACACCTCTCCGGGGATGGCCCACTTCGACGAGGACAAGTACTCCCTGTCCCGGCGGGTCGCCCGGTTCCTCACCGAGCACGCATGGACCGAGGACCCGCCGTCCCGCCTGCGCCACCACCTCAGTAACGTGCGCGCCTTCGCCGCCGATCTGGACGGGCATCTGGTGGAGGACCACCTGGTGGTCGAGTCGGCGACCCTGCTTTTCCGCAGTCGTGGCGACGTCCGCGAGGGCTCGTTCGTCTCCGCCGGGCGCGAGGACGTCCTACGCCGCACTCCCGAGGGGTGGAAATTGGCCCGTCGCACGATCCTCGTGGACGACTCGGTCATGCGGATGCAGAACCTGGCGATATTCCTGTGACGCTGCACTGGGAGGGCGAGGAGGCTGATGCCCGGGCTGCGCGGCGCGCCGCAGCCGAGCGCGACGCGTTGCTCGCGGGCGTCCGCGGCGACGCCACCACCATCGCGAACGAGTTCGCCGAGGTGCGGGTGGTCCGCGTCGATACCCGCAACGGTTCCCGGCTCCTGGTCGAGTCACCGAAGTCCGGGCAGTGGGTAGCGCTGGACCCCCTAGAGCTCGAGGCTCTGACTTGGCAGAGCACCGCCACCTTCTCGGCGATGATCGGCAACCCCTTCGGCTCGCTGGTCACCGACGGAACCGCCGGCATCGAAGACGGCGCGGTCCCTGAGGGCGGCAACGAGCCGCCGCAGCACCCGCCCGGGGGTGGCAGCCAGTGACCGCCGGCTGGCTCGAGGGGCGGCGAGCGCTGGTCGTGGGCGCGGGCTCGGGCATCGGCCGGGCGGTTGTGGACGTCTTCCTCGCCGAGGGAGCGCGAGTCGCGGTCCTGGAGCGCGATCCGGACAAGAGCGCGGCGATCGGGGCGGCCCTGCCCGAAGTCCCGGTCACCGTCGGCGACGCGGTCACCCGTCAGGCCAACGACGCCGCGGTCACCGCGGCGGTCGAGGCCTTCGGGGGGCTGGACGTTCTGGTCAACTGCGTGGGGGTGTTCGACTTCTACCGCAGTCTTCTCGACCTCGACGCCGACGTGCTAGACGTCGCCTTCGACGAGATGTTCCGCACCAATGTGCTTTCCCACTTGCAGTCCGTGAAAGCGGCACTGCCCCATCTGCAGGCGTCGGGGCGCGGAGTGGTGCTCCTTACAGAGTCGACGTCCTCCTATTTCCCGGGTCGAGGCGGCGTTCTGTACCTGTCCTCGAAGTTCGCCGTCCGCGGGATCGTCACGGCGCTCGCCCACGACCTGGCGCCGGAGGTGCGGGTCAACGGGGTCGCACCGGGCGGCACGCTGGGCACCGACCTGCGTGGGTTGCCTAGCCTGGGAACTGCGGGGCGCAGCCTGGGCGACATCCCGGGCCGCGCCGAGGAACTGGCGTCCCGGGTACCGCTGCAGGTCGCGCTGACGGCTGTGGACCACGCGTGGAGCTACGTGTTCCTAGCCTCCGACCGGTCCCGTGGCATCACCGGCGGGGTGGTCCACCCCGACGGCGGGATCGGCGTCTCCGCTTCCCCCAGGAAACGTTCCTGACCCACCCCCCATCGAACAAAAGGAGAGCTCATGCCCCGGTTGTTGGCCGACGTCAAGGCCTGTCAGGGATACGGCAACTGCATCACCGGCGCACCCGACGCCTACGACATCGACGACGACGGCAAGGTTGTGCTCCTGACCGAGGAGATCAGCGACGCCGACCGGCCGCGGGTCGAGGAAGCCGCGCGCAGTTGTCCGGCCAACGCGCTGAGCATCGAGGGCTGATGACGGATCCCCGGACCGTAGTCGTCGTCGGAGCGTCGGTCGCCGGCGTGCGGACGGCCCAGTCTCTGCGTACCGAGGGCTTCGGCGGTCGCATCGTCCTCGTGGGCGACGAGCCGGACCTGCCCTATGACAAGCCGCCGCTGTCCAAGCAATTCTTGACCGGCTGTTGGTCCGTTGAACGGATCGCGCTGCTGACCGCCGAGGCGGCGGCAGCAGCCGGGATCGAGCTGTGCCTGGGGGTCGCGGCGCAGCGTCTGGACGTCGCCGACCGGCAGGTGGTGCTCATTGATGGGAGCACGATCGACTACGACGCTGCGGTGCTCGCCACCGGTGCTGCCGCGCGCCCCGCCCCGTGGTCGGCCACATCGGGGGTGCATGTGCTGCGTTCCATGGCCGACGCACGCGCGCTGCGTGACGACCTGGAGGTCGACCGGCCAGTTGTGATCATCGGCGGGGGCTTTATCGGCGCGGAGGTGGCAGCCACCGCGCACGCCCTGGGCAGAGAAGTCACCGTCGTCGATCCCCTTTCCGCTCCGATCGGACGCGTCGTCGGCCGAGAGGTCGGAGAGTTGTTCGTCGACCTGCACACCCGGCACGGCGTGACCACGAAGTTCGGGGTGGGTGTCGAGTCGGTCGAGGGCGAAGCCGGTGACCTAACGGTGCAGTTGACCGACGGTTCGCAGTTGGCGGCGGGGACCGTCGTGGTCGGGATCGGCGCCGTTCCCAACGACGGCTGGCTGGCGGGCTCGGGCCTCCTCGTGGACGACGGCGTCGTCTGCGACGAGCACTGCCGGGCGGTCGACGCCGCCGACGTGTACGCCGTCGGTGACGTGCTGCGGTGGTTCCACCCGGGACACGGAGAGCATGTGCGAGTCGAGCACTGGACCAACGCGGTTGAGTCCGCTGCCGTGGTGGCACACAACATCGCCCACCCCGAGGAGCTGCGGTCCCACTGCCCGGTCGAGTACGTGTGGAGCGACCAGTACGACTGGAAGATTCAGATCGTCGGCCGGCCGGTTGGGGCGACCCGGCACACGCTGGTGGGGGACCTGACTAGTGCCCATCCCCGCGGAGCGGCGGTCTACACCGATGACAGCGGGGACCTGCGGGGAGCGGTCGCGGTTAACTGGCCCAAGGCGTTGCTGGTCTGCCGGAGGGCGGTGGGTGCGGGCGCGTCGTTCGACGACGTCGTCGCCCAGCTCGATCGGCTGTCGGCCGCGGGGGCGGCGCCGGCATGAGCGGTGGGTACGCCGCTGAGCGGCAGCTCGTCGCGGATGCATGTCGGGTCGCCGCAGCTCGTGGGCTGTCCGACGGGTTCCTGGGCCACGTCAGCCTGCGGATCGACGAGGAACGCTTGTTGATCCGCTGCCGCGGCCCTCAGGAGCGGGGCTTGGCCTGGACGACGGCCGCCGACGTCCACCTCGTTGACCAGGGCGGCGCCCCTGGAGCTCCGGGCGAGCTCGATGGATGGTCTCCACCGAACGAATTGCCGCTGCATGTGGAGGTGCTGCGTTCCCGGCCGGAGGCCGCCTCAGTCGTCCACGTGCACCCGCGGGCGGTAGTCGCAGCAGACCTGGCTGGCCTCGCGATCCGCCCCATCGTCGGTGCGTTCGACATCCCGGGCGCCAAGCTGGCCGCCGGCGGGGTGCCCGTCTACCCGCGTGGCGTGCTCGTTCGGAGCCGTGGCCTGGCCTTGGAGATGGTGGCGGCCATGGGTAAGCGGCCGGTCGTCGTGCTCCGCGGGCACGGCTTGACTAGCAGCGGTGGATCGGTCCAGGAAGCGGTCCTGCGGGCGATCAGCGTGGACTCTCTGGCCCGGCTGTCCCTCCAGATCGCCGCGGCGGGAGGGGCGCAAGCGGATCTGCCGGCCGAGGACTTGGCGGCGCTGCCCGACCTCGGACCGGGCTTCAACGAGGGCGTGGCGTGGCGGCATGAAGTCGCCAGGATGGGGTGACCGCCGGGGCGCAGGTCCTCGGCGTCGGTCCCTGCGCAGCAGACACCCCGTAGCCTCAGACCCATGAGAGCGATGTCGAACCTGCCGCCGACACCGGAATTTGGCTCGGCGCCGCAGTACCCGATCGAGTCGGTGGACAACGCACTCCGGGTGGTGCTGCTGCTGGGGGAGCACCCCAGCCTGCGGCTGACGGACGTCAGCAAGTACCTGGGGGTGGCATCATCCACTGCCCACCGGCTGCTTGCCATGCTCCAGTACCGCGGCTACGTCCGGCAGGATGCCGCGACGCGCAGTTACGTCCCGGGGCCGACCCTGGACTCGCTGGCCTTCGGTCTGCTGCGCCGACTCGACGCCCGAGACCGGGCACGCCCGGTGCTCGAGCGGCTCAACAACGATCTGGGGGAGACGGTGCACCTGGGCCGGCTCGAGGGGAACGAGGTCCACTTTATCGATTCCATCGAGAGTGATCGGGCCCTGCGAGTGGCCAACCGGCTCGGGCGCAGCATGCCCGCCCATTGCACTTCCACCGGCAAGGCGCTGCTGGCCATGCTGACTGACGATGAGCTACATCTGCTTTATCCCGACGAGCGGCTCATCCAGCTCACCCCGCATTCGCTAGGCACCCGGACCGAGCTTCTCGACGCGGTGCGCACGATCCGTTCCCGGGGGTTCGCGACGAGCAAGGAGGAGAGCGAGGAGGGTGTCGCCTCCCTCGCCGTCGCACTGGCCTCGACCCGCTCTCCGCGGTTGGCGGTCAACGCCTCGCTGCCGCTCAGTCGCATGAGCTCGGCGACCGAGCAGGACATCCTCACTCGGCTGGTAGCTGCGGCGGAGGAGATCGACCACCTCCTGCTCTGATCGGCGTGGTCAGTCCGAGGTCGGCTGGGCCTCAGGCGGGACTGGGCTGCCCGCCGTCCCGGTCCAGCCGGTTGCCGGTCCCCTGGACGTGGCGCACAAAGGACCGCACCGCCGGGGCGATGCCTCCTTCGCGTGACCAGTAGATCCACAGCGGGGCGCTCATCGGGGTGTGCTCGTCGACCAGCGCTGGCCATCTCGCCGAGTCGTCGGCACTGAGGTTGTCGTCGGCGATGACGGCCACGCCCAGCCCGGCCCGGGCGAGCGCAACGAGTGTGGTGGCGTTGACGCTCTCCGACGTGATGTCGAGCCCGAAGCCCCCTGCCCGCAGCGCCGGCTCCAGCAGGCGCCGGGTGAGGCTATCGGCGGACCCGGTGAGCACCGGCTGGCCACGCAATTCAGCGACCGAGACGTGGCTCCGGCCCCGCCAAGCGTGGTCGTCGGAGGTCACCACCGCCAGCCGCACGTCGCCGAGCTGGTGGCCCGCAAGACGCTGGTCGGCCTGCCCGAGGCCCGTCACGAGATCGACGTCCCCGTTAAGCACCTGTTCGATCGCGGGCAGGCCCGAGTACTCGTGGACGGCGACGTGGATAGCGGGATGCGCCGACCGGAAGGTGCCGATCAGGGGCGCGAGGAACCGTGGCACGTGCGGATATGCGCAGGCCACCGTGACGACGCCCGCTCGACCGCGAGCGAGTTCGTGGGCAAACTGGGAGACCGACTCCGCTCGATTCAGCAGGTAGTCGGCGCGGGGCAGCAATTGATTCCCGGCACCGGTGAGCTGTACTCCGCGGCCGGACCTCTCGAAGAGGGCGATGCCCAGCTCCGCCTCCAGCGCCTTGACCGAACGCCACAGCGAGGGCTGCGGCACGTCGAGGGTGGCGGCGGCGCGGAGGAACGACCCCTCGCGGGCCACCGCAACGAGATACCTGAGTTGACGCAGCTCCACGCACGGCTCCTAGTTACACCAGTGAATAGCTCGATCCCAGAATAGACCGTAGACAGCGCGTGATGAGGGTCATACGCTCCTATGTGTACTGCAAGGCAGAAAGTCGTCCTACCTTGAGGAGAATTGGATGTCGGAGTCTGGTGGAGGAACCGTGGCCACTGCGCGGCAGCGTCAGCTGGTCGAGCGGGCACTCGGTGAGTGGCAGGGCGAGGTGGCGGGTCGAGTCATCGTTGTCACCGGTGGAGCCCGCGGCATCGGCCGTTCCCTCTGCGAGGGACTGTTGCGCGCCGGCGCCAAGGTCGTTGCAGCGGACCTGACGTGGGACGACGCTGACGACTTCCGCAAGCAGCTGGAGTCGGACGGCAGCGGCATGGCCGTCGACATGGACATCACCGACGACGACGCCCTCGACGCCGCCCGAGACGCTGTAATCGACAGGTTCGGGACCGTCGACGTCCTAGTGAACAACGCGTCTCTGGTCTCCGAAACCCTCTTCCCGCCCACAGGCCACCGGAACACCCTTGACACGACCGACCGCGACTGGGAGGTGATGTTCGGCGTCAACGTGTTCGGCACGCTGAAGGCCATCCGCCGGTTCATCGAGCCGATGCGGGCCCAGCAGCGGGGCAGCATCGTCAACGTCGTCAGCAGTGGCGTCCTGGCCGTCGCCGCCGGCGGCGGCTACCACGGGCTGCGCCCGTGGACGGTCGAGATGCCTTACCAGGCCACCAAGGCCGCCGTGATGGCGCTGACCTTCTACCTCGCCGAGGAGGTGCGCGGCGACGGGGTCGCGGTTAACGCGATCATGCCGGGGCACACCCGAGCGTCGTGGTTCGACGCCACCGCCCGGGCCTTCAACGAGCAGGGCATCGCCTACTTCATGCGCCCGGCGATTCCCGAGCACCTGCTGCCGATCTCGCTCTTCCTCGCAGCCCAGGACAGCGCGGGGGCGTCCGGGCGCCTCTACTACGTGCCGGAGTGGAACTACGACCACGGCTACGGGGACTACGCCGCGTGGCAGGACCATGAGCTGCCTCCGGACATGGAGGAGATCTACAGCCGGCTGGAAGCCGCGACCCCGTCATACGAGCGGGCCGGCGTGGCCCACCTCCCCTTCGACGCGCAGGGCGCCCTGTACGCCGCGGGCATGGCTAACCTCGGGGCCCAGAACAGTTGGACCAGCAATGACAGCGCTCAGTGATACCGCAGACGCCCAGACGATCCGCTTACAGGTGGGCCGTTCGGGTCCGCCCTCCCATCTCACCTCACGCAACCCGTCAGACCCCGAGAGGACCCGATCATGACCAGCATCAGCGAACGCCCCGTTGACGTGGCCGCCGCAGGACTGCACGACCTGGTGAAGCCCGACGAGGGCGCCGTCAGCCGAACGGTCTTCGTCGACGAGGAAATCTACCGCAAGGAATTGGACCGGGTATTCACCAAGACGTGGTTGTTCATCGGCCACGAGTCCCAGTTGAGTGAGCCGGGCGACTACCTGACGAACTTCATGGGCGAGGACCCTGTGATCGCCACTCGCGGTGCGGACGGAGTGATCCGGGTGATGCTCAACTCCTGCGCCCACCGGGGCATGGCCGTGTGTAGCACCGACGCCGGGTCCTCGAAGTTCTTCCGCTGCCCCTACCACGGCTGGACCTACAGCAACAATGGCGATCTGATCGGTGTACCTCGCGCAGATACCGTCTACAATGGCGAACTGGACAAGTCGCGGCTAGGTCTGAAGACCGTTCCGCGGGTGGAGAACTACAAGGGATTCATCTTCGCCAATTGGGACAAGGACGCCATCCCGCTGGTGGACTACCTCGGCGCTGACCAGCTCTGGTATCTGGACCTAGCCTTCGAGGCGCCGCTCGGCGGGCTCGAGGTGATCGGCCCCACGATGAAGTTCCGGATCAAGGCCAACTGGAAGCTGGCGGCGGAGAACTTCGCCGGCGACGACTACCACGTGCTCTACACTCACGGGTCGGCCTTCCAGATCGGCTTCCTCCCCGACTACGACATGCTCGCCGACTACATCGCACACTTCGACCACGGCCACGGGATGGGCGACATCAGCAAGCCCGGCCGGGCCTATCAGAACGACGTCGGGATGGCTCAGTTCCTCGGGCCGGAGGCGATCGAGTACCTCACCGCCGTGCACGAGCGGCTCAAGGCCCGGGTCTCCCCGCTGCAGGCGGAGATGCACGGGCTCGGTGAGGGCAATATCTTCCCGAACCTGTCATGGATCAAGTTCGGCGTCTTCCACGTCTTCGGGCTCTTCCAATGGCACCCGAGGGGACCGGGTGAGATCGAGGTCTGGCAGACGGCGCTCTTCGACCGCGACGCGCCGCAGTCGGTCAAGGACTTCGCCCGCACCCAGATGTCCCAGGAGAACGCCGCGGCCGGGATCTTCGGCCAGGACGATGGCGAGAACTTCGAGCAAATCACCGAGTCCGCCCGCGGGGTGGTCTCTCAGACCCGGGATTTCAACTACGCGATGGGCCTGGGGCACGAGGGCGAGATCCACGAGGAGGGATACCCCGGCCATTTGGGGCCCCACTATTCGGAGCAGAACCACCGCAACTTCTATCGCTACTGGCTCGAACTCATGACCACCCCGGGAGAGCAGAAATGACCACTTCCCTCACCGATCTGCGCCGCGACGTCGAGGACTTCCTCTACAGCGAGGCCAAGATGCTCGACGAGCAACGCTACGACGAGTGGCTCGACCTGTTCACCGAGGATGTCCATTACTGGATGCCGATCACGGAGACCCGTGAGGTGCGGCAGCACCGGGACCACGTCCCCGGCGAGTGGTCGCTCATGGAGGAGGACGCCCGCTTCCTCGCCAAGCGGATGGAGCGCTTGGCCGGTGGCCTTGCCCACTCGGAGCAGCCGCGGTCGCGGACCCGTCGGTTCATCAGCAACGTCCTGGTCACCCCCGGGCCGGACGGCGACCTGGTAGCGGAGTGCAACTTCATCGTCTTCCAGTCCCGGCGGGCCAACTCCGAGCAGTTCTTCGTCGGCTCCCGTCGCGACCGGATCGTGACCTCCGGTGAGAACTGGAAGATCGCCGAACGGACCGTGCTCCTCGACCACCGGGTGCTGCCCCGTGCCATCTCCATCTTCTTCTGAGGCCCAGGCGGCTGACCTCGACGGCAGTCGGGACGTCGGGGCTGATGGCGCACCA
This sequence is a window from Nocardioides sp. S5. Protein-coding genes within it:
- a CDS encoding IS110 family transposase, whose amino-acid sequence is MFCGSDWGSTVHAVCLIDDQGAVIKRWLVQHTEDQLMKLFCELAELVEGGDVAQVPVAIERGEGLVVGLIAGAGHPVWMVEPAAFKAARPRWGLAGAKSDLGDAFMLADYARTDGHRLRRVEPVEQATRELAALVRARTALVEARTAASNQLWAVLAEHWPGAAVVFQKLTSQIALAFLSDYPTPQAAALLGERRMGQFCRRHSYRGGKSPAELLSRLRAAPASASPLAPRILESVVHGSVAQIGLLNTEITRLERDLASALAARPKTTLLQTLPRAATVSLAALIAEIGALLERCDNPEQVAAMCGAAPVTRASGKSRTVGFRYTANKPARVAITSFADNSRHSSSWAADAYQRARARGARHPHAVRILARGWIRVIWACWTTDSVYDPSRHRGEQLLAAAT
- a CDS encoding Rieske 2Fe-2S domain-containing protein, whose amino-acid sequence is MTDQTGMLADVRRGMIPAHVYNDREIFELEKERVFARAWVFVGHESEIAQPGDYVVRRVLQDSFIVTRDEEGEIRAHFNMCLHRGMQVCRAEMGNASHFRCPYHGWSYRNDGRIVGLPFHQDAYGGEAGFKRNGQRLLSAPNLATYNGLIFVSLDPDAPPLEEFLGDFRFYLDYYTKQSGSGIELRGPQRWRVKANWKIGAENFAGDMYHTPQTHTSVVEIGLFREPKAEKRKDGATYWAGAGGGTTYKLPEGDLDERLRYVGYPQEMVDRMKQHLSSDQLKVIGDDGFMISAASIYPNLSLVHNWPRVADSENVLPFISIRQWQPISEDETEVLSWFAVDAEAPEEFKALSYKAYLMCFGSTGMFEQDDVENWVSLTNTAAGSMARRLRLNSRMGILEDDTEVIPQLTVEQFHGPGSAHTGYSEYNQRALLSRWADDLETPMSIAATVEVGGPREGAPDASAKISAAAGDVAAASHGTAAQA
- a CDS encoding 3-phenylpropionate/cinnamic acid dioxygenase subunit beta yields the protein MTDTHSASSVLGRNASRVQRTGRSLPFGDQRHLMAHQWLVDEAWMLDAQSYSDWLDLLTDDIHYLMPVRVTTALGAGYDTSPGMAHFDEDKYSLSRRVARFLTEHAWTEDPPSRLRHHLSNVRAFAADLDGHLVEDHLVVESATLLFRSRGDVREGSFVSAGREDVLRRTPEGWKLARRTILVDDSVMRMQNLAIFL
- the hcaB gene encoding 3-(cis-5,6-dihydroxycyclohexa-1,3-dien-1-yl)propanoate dehydrogenase, with protein sequence MTAGWLEGRRALVVGAGSGIGRAVVDVFLAEGARVAVLERDPDKSAAIGAALPEVPVTVGDAVTRQANDAAVTAAVEAFGGLDVLVNCVGVFDFYRSLLDLDADVLDVAFDEMFRTNVLSHLQSVKAALPHLQASGRGVVLLTESTSSYFPGRGGVLYLSSKFAVRGIVTALAHDLAPEVRVNGVAPGGTLGTDLRGLPSLGTAGRSLGDIPGRAEELASRVPLQVALTAVDHAWSYVFLASDRSRGITGGVVHPDGGIGVSASPRKRS
- a CDS encoding ferredoxin, with the translated sequence MPRLLADVKACQGYGNCITGAPDAYDIDDDGKVVLLTEEISDADRPRVEEAARSCPANALSIEG
- a CDS encoding FAD-dependent oxidoreductase; the encoded protein is MTDPRTVVVVGASVAGVRTAQSLRTEGFGGRIVLVGDEPDLPYDKPPLSKQFLTGCWSVERIALLTAEAAAAAGIELCLGVAAQRLDVADRQVVLIDGSTIDYDAAVLATGAAARPAPWSATSGVHVLRSMADARALRDDLEVDRPVVIIGGGFIGAEVAATAHALGREVTVVDPLSAPIGRVVGREVGELFVDLHTRHGVTTKFGVGVESVEGEAGDLTVQLTDGSQLAAGTVVVGIGAVPNDGWLAGSGLLVDDGVVCDEHCRAVDAADVYAVGDVLRWFHPGHGEHVRVEHWTNAVESAAVVAHNIAHPEELRSHCPVEYVWSDQYDWKIQIVGRPVGATRHTLVGDLTSAHPRGAAVYTDDSGDLRGAVAVNWPKALLVCRRAVGAGASFDDVVAQLDRLSAAGAAPA
- a CDS encoding class II aldolase/adducin family protein; protein product: MSGGYAAERQLVADACRVAAARGLSDGFLGHVSLRIDEERLLIRCRGPQERGLAWTTAADVHLVDQGGAPGAPGELDGWSPPNELPLHVEVLRSRPEAASVVHVHPRAVVAADLAGLAIRPIVGAFDIPGAKLAAGGVPVYPRGVLVRSRGLALEMVAAMGKRPVVVLRGHGLTSSGGSVQEAVLRAISVDSLARLSLQIAAAGGAQADLPAEDLAALPDLGPGFNEGVAWRHEVARMG
- a CDS encoding IclR family transcriptional regulator, which codes for MRAMSNLPPTPEFGSAPQYPIESVDNALRVVLLLGEHPSLRLTDVSKYLGVASSTAHRLLAMLQYRGYVRQDAATRSYVPGPTLDSLAFGLLRRLDARDRARPVLERLNNDLGETVHLGRLEGNEVHFIDSIESDRALRVANRLGRSMPAHCTSTGKALLAMLTDDELHLLYPDERLIQLTPHSLGTRTELLDAVRTIRSRGFATSKEESEEGVASLAVALASTRSPRLAVNASLPLSRMSSATEQDILTRLVAAAEEIDHLLL
- a CDS encoding LysR family transcriptional regulator, which encodes MELRQLRYLVAVAREGSFLRAAATLDVPQPSLWRSVKALEAELGIALFERSGRGVQLTGAGNQLLPRADYLLNRAESVSQFAHELARGRAGVVTVACAYPHVPRFLAPLIGTFRSAHPAIHVAVHEYSGLPAIEQVLNGDVDLVTGLGQADQRLAGHQLGDVRLAVVTSDDHAWRGRSHVSVAELRGQPVLTGSADSLTRRLLEPALRAGGFGLDITSESVNATTLVALARAGLGVAVIADDNLSADDSARWPALVDEHTPMSAPLWIYWSREGGIAPAVRSFVRHVQGTGNRLDRDGGQPSPA
- a CDS encoding SDR family oxidoreductase; the protein is MSESGGGTVATARQRQLVERALGEWQGEVAGRVIVVTGGARGIGRSLCEGLLRAGAKVVAADLTWDDADDFRKQLESDGSGMAVDMDITDDDALDAARDAVIDRFGTVDVLVNNASLVSETLFPPTGHRNTLDTTDRDWEVMFGVNVFGTLKAIRRFIEPMRAQQRGSIVNVVSSGVLAVAAGGGYHGLRPWTVEMPYQATKAAVMALTFYLAEEVRGDGVAVNAIMPGHTRASWFDATARAFNEQGIAYFMRPAIPEHLLPISLFLAAQDSAGASGRLYYVPEWNYDHGYGDYAAWQDHELPPDMEEIYSRLEAATPSYERAGVAHLPFDAQGALYAAGMANLGAQNSWTSNDSAQ